A genomic window from Deinococcus aquaedulcis includes:
- a CDS encoding DUF4255 domain-containing protein, translated as MIADVQQALKELVYTEAALPRDALDIRFAAPTPSWVSGLTRPTLNFFMHDLRENAGLRSMEFTQAPVRGGVQRTLAPRRIDLRFLVTVFFKAQLDELGRDEWNVLWRVLAALMRQSDWDEQYLPGEVRRLNMGVLGVVAPGEGTQNVFSSLGQPVRPHLSYTVTVPLDLNVTAQSPLVLERDLAFHDGLTRDTPAVSTRVRSSWQLRDEAGLPLTDALVRTDSGARAFTDTQGVVHLNVPREAVGRLDILTLDGRQLTLAPHSPQAQPRVLEDA; from the coding sequence ATGATTGCTGACGTTCAGCAGGCCCTGAAAGAACTCGTCTACACCGAAGCGGCGCTGCCCCGCGACGCGCTGGACATCCGCTTTGCGGCCCCTACCCCCAGCTGGGTGTCTGGGCTGACGCGGCCGACCCTGAACTTCTTCATGCACGACCTGCGCGAGAACGCGGGGCTGCGCTCCATGGAGTTCACGCAGGCGCCGGTACGCGGCGGCGTGCAGCGCACCCTGGCCCCCCGGCGCATTGACCTGCGTTTTCTAGTCACGGTCTTTTTCAAGGCCCAGCTGGATGAACTGGGCCGCGACGAATGGAACGTGCTGTGGCGGGTGCTGGCCGCGCTCATGCGCCAGAGCGACTGGGACGAGCAGTACTTGCCCGGGGAAGTCCGGCGCCTGAACATGGGCGTGCTGGGCGTGGTGGCTCCCGGCGAGGGCACCCAGAACGTGTTTTCCAGCCTGGGTCAGCCAGTGCGGCCCCACCTGAGCTACACCGTGACGGTGCCGCTGGACCTGAATGTCACGGCCCAGTCGCCGCTGGTGCTGGAGCGCGACCTCGCCTTCCACGACGGCCTGACGCGCGACACCCCGGCCGTCAGCACCCGCGTCCGCTCCAGCTGGCAGCTGCGCGACGAAGCCGGGCTGCCGCTGACCGACGCCCTGGTACGCACCGACAGCGGCGCGCGCGCCTTTACCGATACCCAGGGCGTGGTGCACCTGAACGTGCCGCGCGAGGCGGTGGGACGACTGGACATCCTGACCCTGGATGGCCGGCAGCTGACGCTGGCGCCCCACAGTCCCCAGGCGCAACCTCGCGTTCTGGAGGACGCGTGA
- a CDS encoding FHA domain-containing protein: MAQLQVRVRGEVLRVLTLSRQLSIGRTPDNGLPLRDPSVAIRHAEITAEAGALLLTDLTGGEGVTFVNGHRLSPNQPHRLEQGDEIQIGPFTLAFLADPSVTAEAARPTGRVDVQGELAARPARPPLPTFTAERPPRDGLALYTEFLPPFFQESEFLGRYLKIFEAMWEPLQRRQDSIELHFDPRVAPPQVLGWMAGWLGLPLDPHWPEGRQRAWMREAVTLYRWRGTRYGLSRALETVYGLTPVLREDTAQPHTLTVQLLDSPDGEDTASREAITQFIFTHAPAHVQVTVEFVEAPAVSAPPDDPGRLSLEAPDTGPRA, encoded by the coding sequence ATGGCCCAGCTGCAGGTCCGCGTACGCGGCGAGGTGCTGAGGGTGCTGACCCTCAGCCGTCAGCTGTCCATTGGCCGCACCCCCGACAACGGCCTGCCCCTGCGTGATCCCAGTGTGGCCATCCGCCACGCCGAGATTACCGCCGAAGCGGGCGCCCTGCTGCTAACCGATCTGACGGGCGGCGAGGGCGTGACCTTTGTCAACGGGCACCGCCTCTCGCCCAACCAGCCCCACCGTCTGGAACAGGGCGACGAGATTCAGATTGGCCCTTTTACCCTGGCCTTTCTGGCCGACCCGTCGGTCACCGCCGAGGCCGCGCGTCCCACTGGCCGCGTGGACGTGCAGGGCGAACTGGCCGCGCGCCCGGCCCGCCCGCCGCTGCCCACCTTCACCGCCGAGCGCCCGCCCCGCGACGGGCTGGCGCTGTACACCGAGTTCCTGCCGCCCTTTTTTCAGGAGTCCGAATTCCTGGGCCGCTACCTGAAGATCTTTGAGGCGATGTGGGAACCGCTGCAGCGGCGCCAGGACAGCATTGAGTTGCACTTTGATCCCCGGGTGGCGCCGCCGCAGGTGCTGGGCTGGATGGCCGGCTGGCTGGGGCTGCCCCTGGACCCCCACTGGCCCGAAGGCCGCCAGCGCGCCTGGATGCGCGAGGCCGTAACCCTGTACCGCTGGCGCGGCACCCGCTACGGCCTGAGCCGCGCCCTGGAAACGGTGTACGGCCTGACCCCCGTGCTGCGCGAAGACACCGCCCAGCCCCACACCCTGACCGTGCAGCTGCTGGACTCGCCAGACGGCGAGGACACCGCCAGCCGCGAGGCCATCACGCAGTTCATCTTCACCCATGCCCCGGCCCACGTGCAGGTCACCGTAGAGTTTGTGGAGGCCCCGGCCGTTTCCGCACCCCCCGATGACCCTGGCCGCCTGTCCTTAGAGGCCCCCGACACAGGACCCCGCGCATGA
- a CDS encoding GPW/gp25 family protein — translation MTKPSPLTPAADVLGTGVAFPVGVNARGQLSMVSGERAVTQAILTLLMTARGQRVMRPEYGCRIHELVFAPGDATTLGLASYYVDEALRMWEPRIEVENVQARLDPADSSRIIVDLLYRLKGTPEPRSLVFPFYRTP, via the coding sequence ATGACCAAACCGTCTCCTCTGACGCCTGCGGCCGACGTGCTGGGCACGGGCGTGGCCTTTCCTGTGGGCGTGAACGCGCGTGGGCAGCTGAGCATGGTGTCCGGCGAGCGCGCCGTGACCCAGGCCATCCTGACCCTGTTGATGACCGCACGCGGCCAGCGCGTGATGCGCCCGGAGTATGGCTGCCGCATTCACGAACTGGTGTTTGCGCCCGGCGACGCCACCACCCTGGGTCTGGCCTCGTACTACGTGGACGAAGCCCTCAGAATGTGGGAGCCCCGCATCGAAGTGGAAAACGTTCAGGCCCGCCTGGACCCTGCCGACAGCTCCCGCATCATCGTGGACCTGCTCTACCGCCTCAAGGGCACCCCGGAACCGCGCTCACTGGTGTTTCCCTTCTACCGCACCCCCTAA
- a CDS encoding phage tail protein — MTATTRKDPLVAAYFSLQFDNKVVGAFREVTGLGSESQVVEYRATDDKGRPVLIREAGTMKYNDIVLKRGITDDMDMWTWRQQVEEGKMDEARRSGTITLYNQAGQPIAAWTFERAWPSKLNGPTYDAKSNEVAIEELTITHEGYKRVPVGG; from the coding sequence ATGACCGCAACAACCCGTAAAGACCCCTTGGTGGCCGCCTACTTCAGCCTGCAGTTCGACAACAAGGTTGTGGGCGCGTTCCGTGAAGTCACCGGCCTGGGCAGCGAGTCCCAGGTGGTGGAATACCGCGCTACCGACGACAAGGGTCGCCCTGTGCTGATCCGCGAAGCCGGCACGATGAAGTACAACGACATCGTGCTCAAGCGCGGCATCACCGACGACATGGACATGTGGACCTGGCGTCAGCAGGTGGAAGAGGGCAAGATGGACGAAGCCCGCCGCAGCGGCACCATCACCCTGTACAACCAGGCCGGCCAGCCTATCGCCGCCTGGACCTTCGAGCGCGCGTGGCCCAGCAAGCTCAACGGCCCCACCTACGACGCCAAGAGCAACGAGGTCGCCATTGAAGAGCTGACCATCACGCACGAAGGCTACAAACGCGTTCCCGTCGGCGGCTAA
- a CDS encoding phage tail sheath family protein, with the protein MAEYLSPGVYIEESQSGPRPIEGISTTTAAFVGFAPNGPANTPVFIANWQQFKETFGTLDASGTRNPFMDGAYLAQSVYAFFNNGGTRCYVVRLVPQQGDAGKRTVEAARPLQLPSRASKAVPSLSIVAKDGRQSDIQIEVLAPDPVKAQDGAAKGKDAKGPQDPEEGPDGLFTLKVTRNDVTETFPNVSIGKKHPRAVAEVVNKESTLITIEEASSAGPLVERAPEPGSYVLQADSNVIEQRREMKGQDFVGSVDGRSGIESLEIAEEVSMIAVPDLMSAYQAGMINADGVKAVQRALIDHCERNANRIALLDTLPDMTPQQALKWRTVDTNFDSSYAAMYYPWVKIEGPDGAPMVVPPSGFVAGIYARNDVERGVHKAPANETVRGILGPAIQVTKSEQDILNPVGVNCIREFPGMGVRVWGARTLSSNAQWRYVPVRRLFNYVEKSIERGTQWAVFEPNDENLWFRIRRDINSFLTSVWRDGALFGNTAREAFYVKCDSELNPPELRDRGVLQIEIGLAPVKPAEFIVFRFSQYAGGGQ; encoded by the coding sequence ATGGCTGAATATCTGTCCCCAGGCGTTTACATCGAAGAGTCCCAGAGCGGTCCCCGGCCGATTGAGGGCATCAGCACGACCACGGCGGCCTTTGTGGGCTTCGCGCCCAACGGCCCGGCCAACACGCCCGTGTTCATCGCCAACTGGCAGCAGTTCAAAGAAACGTTCGGCACCCTGGATGCCAGCGGCACGCGCAACCCGTTCATGGACGGCGCGTACCTGGCCCAGAGCGTCTATGCGTTCTTCAACAACGGCGGCACGCGCTGCTACGTGGTGCGTCTGGTGCCCCAACAGGGGGACGCTGGCAAGCGCACGGTGGAAGCCGCCCGCCCGCTGCAGCTGCCCTCGCGCGCCAGCAAGGCCGTGCCCAGCCTAAGCATCGTGGCCAAGGACGGCCGCCAGAGCGACATTCAAATTGAAGTGCTGGCGCCCGATCCGGTCAAGGCCCAGGACGGCGCTGCCAAGGGCAAGGACGCCAAGGGCCCCCAGGACCCCGAAGAGGGCCCGGACGGCCTGTTCACCCTGAAAGTTACCCGCAACGACGTCACCGAAACCTTCCCCAACGTGTCCATCGGCAAGAAGCACCCGCGCGCCGTGGCCGAAGTGGTGAACAAGGAAAGCACCCTGATCACCATTGAGGAAGCCAGCAGCGCCGGCCCCCTGGTGGAGCGCGCCCCCGAGCCCGGCAGCTACGTGCTGCAGGCCGACAGCAACGTCATCGAGCAGCGCCGCGAGATGAAGGGCCAGGACTTCGTGGGCAGCGTGGACGGCCGCAGCGGGATCGAGAGCCTGGAAATCGCCGAAGAAGTGAGCATGATCGCCGTGCCCGACCTGATGAGCGCCTATCAGGCCGGCATGATCAACGCCGACGGCGTCAAGGCCGTGCAGCGCGCCCTGATTGACCACTGCGAGCGCAACGCCAACCGCATTGCCCTGCTGGATACCCTGCCGGACATGACCCCGCAGCAGGCCCTGAAGTGGCGCACGGTGGACACCAACTTCGACTCCAGCTACGCCGCCATGTACTACCCCTGGGTCAAGATTGAAGGTCCGGACGGCGCGCCGATGGTGGTGCCCCCCAGCGGCTTTGTCGCCGGCATCTACGCCCGCAACGACGTGGAGCGCGGCGTGCACAAGGCGCCGGCCAACGAAACCGTGCGCGGCATCCTGGGGCCGGCCATTCAGGTCACCAAGAGCGAGCAAGACATCCTGAACCCTGTGGGCGTGAACTGCATCCGCGAGTTCCCCGGCATGGGCGTGCGCGTGTGGGGCGCCCGGACGCTGTCCAGCAACGCCCAGTGGCGCTACGTGCCGGTGCGCCGCCTGTTCAACTACGTGGAAAAGAGCATTGAGCGCGGCACCCAGTGGGCCGTGTTCGAGCCCAACGACGAGAACCTGTGGTTCCGTATCCGCCGCGACATCAACTCCTTCCTGACCAGCGTGTGGCGCGACGGCGCCCTGTTCGGCAACACCGCCCGCGAAGCCTTCTACGTGAAGTGCGACAGCGAACTGAATCCGCCCGAACTGCGTGACCGTGGCGTCCTGCAGATCGAGATTGGGCTGGCCCCGGTCAAACCCGCCGAGTTCATCGTGTTCCGCTTCAGCCAGTACGCTGGCGGCGGACAGTAA
- a CDS encoding putative baseplate assembly protein has protein sequence MPLPTVNLDDRRFDDIMDEARRLIPQFCPEWTDHNASDPGMAILEVFAWMTDLLLYRVNQVPDKLLIAFLEMIGVQLAPPRAAGAPVTFYLSAPQDTPLSIAAGTEIATLRTEVNEAIVFSTERAGLIRPPTLRGLYTANTLAQVRLDTEGQGGEGHSDATRHDLAHLGLPGYRFPIFQPQPRPGDALFIQLEGDHSEHVVALTFGVELAGGAGVNPNHPPYVWEAWQGGVSRWATCEVEYDGTQAFNVSGELILRLPTMREGTFFDQHGYWLRCRLTNEQMHAGYKVSPDLETLLVDARGITVPARHATIVQNELLGQSNGTPGQRFRLLHEPVLHLDPERDVLEVVTAEGDIHLYTPVPDFSTSAPEDRHFTLDATTGEVAFGPSILQADGSVYRFGAVPPQGATIRMRRYQYGGGAGGNVPARALSVLKSSVPYVARVTNHAPAAGGRNGQLLEDAVQRVPYLLRLRNRAVTADDYELLAAQVPGVARARCVTPNMAVPGQTYPGQIRALTVPAGQVTLALLPDVSFDDLIGLDDVSTDPLAPLTGRIAPERLTLSAELRGAVQEELDLRRPVGTTLDLRAPQYVWVSVTATLRAGAGASRPVREDVRRRAMQALYGYLNPFTGGPDGKGWPFGRTLSISELYGLLRAVPGVEVAEDVQVVLTEPGQPETRETITGSLPLPPQALIVSDVHHVRVDH, from the coding sequence TTGCCCCTACCGACCGTGAACCTGGACGACCGCCGCTTCGACGACATCATGGACGAGGCGCGGCGGCTCATTCCGCAGTTCTGCCCCGAATGGACCGACCACAACGCCTCTGATCCCGGCATGGCGATCCTGGAAGTGTTCGCCTGGATGACGGACTTGCTGCTCTACCGGGTCAATCAGGTCCCGGACAAGCTGCTGATCGCCTTTCTGGAGATGATCGGGGTGCAGCTCGCGCCGCCGCGCGCGGCCGGGGCGCCGGTCACCTTTTACCTCAGCGCGCCGCAGGACACCCCGCTGAGCATCGCGGCGGGCACCGAGATCGCCACCCTGCGCACCGAGGTGAACGAGGCCATCGTGTTCTCCACCGAGCGCGCCGGGCTGATCCGGCCGCCCACGCTGCGCGGGCTGTACACCGCCAACACGCTGGCGCAGGTGCGGCTGGACACCGAAGGGCAGGGCGGCGAGGGCCACAGCGACGCCACCCGCCACGACCTCGCCCACCTGGGGCTGCCGGGCTACCGTTTTCCCATCTTCCAGCCGCAGCCGCGTCCCGGCGACGCCCTGTTCATTCAGCTGGAGGGCGACCACAGCGAGCATGTGGTGGCGCTCACCTTCGGCGTGGAGCTCGCCGGGGGCGCCGGGGTCAACCCCAACCACCCGCCGTACGTGTGGGAAGCGTGGCAGGGCGGGGTCAGCCGCTGGGCCACCTGCGAGGTGGAGTACGACGGCACCCAGGCCTTCAACGTTTCCGGCGAACTGATTCTGCGCCTGCCCACCATGCGCGAGGGCACCTTCTTCGACCAGCACGGCTACTGGCTGCGCTGCCGCCTGACGAACGAGCAGATGCACGCGGGCTACAAGGTGAGCCCTGACCTGGAGACGCTGCTGGTGGACGCCCGGGGCATCACGGTGCCGGCCCGGCACGCCACCATCGTGCAGAACGAGCTGCTGGGGCAGAGCAACGGCACCCCGGGGCAGCGCTTCCGGCTGCTGCACGAGCCAGTGCTCCACCTGGACCCCGAGCGGGACGTGCTGGAAGTGGTGACTGCCGAGGGCGACATTCACCTGTACACCCCGGTGCCGGACTTCTCGACCTCGGCCCCCGAGGACCGGCACTTCACCCTGGACGCCACCACGGGCGAGGTGGCCTTTGGGCCCAGCATCCTGCAGGCCGACGGCAGCGTGTACCGCTTCGGCGCGGTGCCGCCGCAGGGCGCCACCATCCGCATGCGCCGCTACCAGTATGGCGGCGGTGCGGGCGGCAACGTCCCGGCCCGCGCCCTGAGCGTGCTGAAATCCAGCGTACCCTACGTGGCCCGCGTGACCAACCACGCGCCAGCGGCGGGCGGACGCAACGGCCAGTTGCTGGAAGACGCCGTGCAGCGCGTGCCCTACCTGCTGCGCCTGCGCAACCGCGCTGTGACCGCCGACGACTACGAATTGCTGGCCGCCCAGGTGCCCGGCGTGGCGCGCGCGCGCTGCGTGACCCCCAACATGGCGGTGCCCGGCCAGACCTACCCTGGGCAGATCCGCGCCCTGACGGTGCCGGCCGGACAGGTCACGTTGGCCCTGCTGCCGGACGTCTCGTTTGACGACCTGATTGGCCTGGACGACGTGAGCACCGACCCCCTGGCCCCCCTGACCGGCCGCATTGCCCCCGAGCGCCTGACCCTGAGCGCCGAACTGCGCGGCGCGGTGCAAGAAGAGCTGGACCTGCGCCGCCCGGTGGGGACCACCCTGGACCTGCGCGCCCCGCAGTACGTGTGGGTGAGCGTGACCGCCACCCTGCGCGCGGGTGCGGGCGCCAGCCGCCCGGTGCGCGAGGATGTGCGCCGCCGCGCCATGCAGGCGCTGTACGGCTACCTGAACCCCTTCACGGGCGGCCCCGACGGCAAGGGCTGGCCTTTCGGCCGCACCCTCAGCATCAGCGAGCTGTACGGCCTGCTGCGCGCGGTGCCCGGCGTGGAGGTGGCGGAAGACGTGCAGGTGGTCCTCACTGAGCCCGGCCAGCCGGAAACGCGCGAGACCATCACCGGCAGCCTGCCGCTGCCGCCCCAGGCCCTGATCGTGTCCGACGTGCACCACGTGCGGGTGGACCACTGA